A window of the Cucurbita pepo subsp. pepo cultivar mu-cu-16 chromosome LG01, ASM280686v2, whole genome shotgun sequence genome harbors these coding sequences:
- the LOC111797256 gene encoding CBS domain-containing protein CBSX1, chloroplastic-like, whose product MSSISLSCALALARAYPHHLPNSQRQQLCRRPLPSSNSLTRLQRFEISDRNSAGPPLPLVLASAGAGILNSFPIRGTYTVGDFMTRKEDLFVVKPTTTVDEALETLVEKRITGFPVVDEDWNLVGVVSDYDLLALDSISGGTQSDTNLFPDVDSSWKTFNEIQKLLSKTNGKVIGDLMTPAPLVVRETSNLEDAARLLLETKYRRLPVVNADGKLVGIITRGNVVRAALQIKRAAEGST is encoded by the exons ATGAGTTCCATCTCTCTGTCTTGTGCGCTTGCTCTTGCGCGGGCTTATCCTCACCACCTTCCTAACTCTCAGCGCCAGCAATTGTGTCGCCGGCCTCTTCCTTCGTCTAATTCTCTCACTAGGTTGCAGAGGTTTGAGATCTCCGACCGAAACTCCGCCGGACCTCCCTTGCCTCTGGTTCTCGCTTCCGCTGGAGCTGGCATCCTCAACTCCTTTCCG ATACGAGGAACATATACGGTTGGTGATTTTATGACTAGAAAGGAGGATCTGTTTGTTGTTAAACCTACAACAACAGTTGATGAAG CGTTAGAAACCCTTGTGGAAAAGAGAATAACTGGTTTTCCTGTTGTGGATGAAGATTGGAATTTG GTTGGGGTTGTCTCAGATTATGACTTGTTGGCACTTGATTCGATTTCAG gTGGCACTCAAAGTGATACTAATCTGTTTCCTGATGTGGACAGTTCGTGGAAA ACGTTCAATGAGATACAGAAACTTCTCAGTAAAACAAATGGTAAAGTTATCGGCGACCTGATGACACCTGCTCCACTAGTTGTTCGtgaaacttcaaatttagaaGATGCTGCCAG GTTGTTGCTCGAAACAAAATATCGTCGATTGCCAGTAGTAAATGCAGATGGCAAGCTG GTGGGCATCATTACTAGGGGAAATGTTGTTAGAGCAGCATTGCAGATAAAACGTGCTGCGGAAGGGTCGACATAA